A single region of the Bacillus cereus genome encodes:
- the yabQ gene encoding spore cortex biosynthesis protein YabQ produces the protein MSLTIQLYTMLSMIGMGAWIGASLDTYQRFLKRQERKRWLVFIHDILFWIVQALFVFYVLLLVNEAELRIYVFLALLCGFAAYQSLLKAVYMKMLNFLIYIFVQTIQFFVRIIQLLMIKPVIIIAQLFIAFILFLFRVLLSIGHVLWKMAIWILLFIWKVFFWPVRFIASLIWKLLPNRVKLFITKHVGFLQYIAKLKGHISQLWERIKKKLGGPRK, from the coding sequence ATGAGCCTAACGATTCAGTTGTATACAATGCTTTCAATGATTGGAATGGGTGCTTGGATTGGTGCATCTTTAGATACGTATCAACGATTCTTAAAACGCCAAGAGCGTAAACGTTGGCTTGTATTTATACATGATATACTATTTTGGATTGTCCAAGCCTTATTTGTTTTTTATGTATTACTGCTCGTGAATGAAGCTGAATTACGTATATATGTATTTTTGGCATTACTATGCGGTTTTGCGGCATATCAAAGTTTATTGAAAGCAGTATACATGAAGATGTTAAATTTTCTCATCTATATTTTTGTGCAAACAATACAATTTTTTGTTCGAATTATACAGCTACTCATGATAAAACCTGTTATTATTATAGCGCAGCTATTTATTGCATTTATATTATTCTTATTTCGTGTACTGCTTTCAATTGGACATGTGTTATGGAAAATGGCGATTTGGATATTACTTTTCATATGGAAAGTTTTTTTCTGGCCTGTTCGATTTATTGCTTCACTCATATGGAAACTTCTCCCTAATCGTGTTAAACTTTTTATAACGAAGCATGTAGGGTTCCTGCAATATATAGCAAAGTTGAAGGGACATATCTCCCAATTATGGGAGCGTATAAAAAAGAAGTTAGGGGGACCTCGGAAATGA
- the spoVT gene encoding stage V sporulation protein T encodes MKATGIVRRIDDLGRVVIPKEIRRTLRIREGDPLEIFVDRDGEVILKKYSPISELGNFAKEYTEALYDSLGHNVLVCDRDSIIAVAGVSKKEYLNKSVGDLIEKTMEERKSVIMTDESEISIIDGVTEKVSSYTIGPIVANGDPIGAVVIFSKEAIISEVEHKSVNTAASFLAKQMEQ; translated from the coding sequence ATGAAAGCAACTGGAATCGTACGTCGAATTGATGATTTAGGCAGGGTAGTAATCCCGAAGGAAATTCGTAGAACTTTACGTATTCGAGAAGGAGACCCACTAGAAATATTTGTTGATCGCGATGGAGAAGTGATTTTGAAAAAATATTCTCCAATTAGTGAACTAGGTAATTTTGCAAAGGAATATACGGAAGCTTTATACGATAGCTTAGGACATAATGTGCTTGTATGCGATCGTGATTCTATTATCGCAGTAGCAGGCGTATCTAAAAAAGAATACTTAAATAAAAGTGTTGGCGATTTAATCGAGAAGACAATGGAAGAGCGTAAGTCTGTAATTATGACAGATGAAAGCGAAATTTCAATTATTGATGGAGTAACAGAAAAAGTGAGCTCCTATACAATTGGCCCGATTGTTGCGAATGGGGATCCAATTGGAGCTGTTGTTATCTTCTCTAAAGAGGCTATTATAAGTGAAGTAGAGCATAAGTCAGTAAATACAGCTGCAAGCTTTTTAGCGAAACAAATGGAGCAGTAG
- a CDS encoding RNA-binding S4 domain-containing protein has translation MRLDKFLKVSRLIKRRTLAKEVSDQGRISINGQVAKASSDVKIDDELTIRFGQKIVTVKVNELKETTKKEDAANMYSIVREEKVKAEEGLF, from the coding sequence ATGCGTTTAGATAAGTTTTTGAAAGTGTCACGTTTAATTAAAAGAAGAACATTAGCAAAAGAAGTATCTGATCAAGGAAGAATATCCATTAATGGTCAAGTGGCAAAAGCGAGTTCAGATGTAAAGATAGATGATGAATTAACAATTCGTTTTGGTCAAAAAATAGTAACTGTGAAAGTAAATGAATTGAAAGAAACGACTAAAAAAGAAGATGCAGCAAACATGTATAGTATAGTTCGCGAAGAAAAAGTAAAAGCAGAAGAAGGCTTGTTCTAA
- the yabP gene encoding sporulation protein YabP encodes MNNGYSPMSSNQQNVSVEHDIIMRGRRVIDITGVKQVESFDSEEFLLETVMGFLTIRGQNLQMKNLDVEKGVVSIKGKIHEMLYIDENQGEKTKGFFSKLFK; translated from the coding sequence GTGAATAATGGTTACTCACCTATGTCTTCTAATCAACAAAATGTTTCTGTAGAGCATGATATTATCATGCGTGGCAGGCGTGTAATCGATATTACTGGTGTAAAGCAAGTGGAGAGTTTTGATAGCGAAGAGTTTTTACTTGAGACTGTAATGGGTTTTTTAACAATTCGTGGTCAAAATTTACAGATGAAGAATTTAGATGTAGAAAAGGGTGTTGTATCGATTAAAGGGAAAATTCATGAGATGCTGTATATCGATGAGAATCAAGGGGAGAAAACTAAAGGTTTCTTTAGTAAGTTGTTTAAATGA
- a CDS encoding putative polysaccharide biosynthesis protein, with amino-acid sequence MEAKKYQAFWRGAIILTIASFVTKVLSAFYRIPYQNIAGDIGFYIYQQIYPFYGFCLILATYGFPIIISKMVAERLEQGKQKEAEEIICVSFWFLLGIGFIGFFTLFFGAETIASAMGDVHLYKLLRVISFSFILMPFLSVARGYFQGFNNMMPTAVSQVIEQTIRVSIIVFLSLFLIAHGFDLYTVGAGAMLGSIAGGLIGIIVLLLYMRHDFRSIFFKSWKRVGDKKRIIRILFWQGLAICVSNLVLIFIQMADSISFYTLLIRAGEQVENAKVLKGVYDRSIPLMQLGTVVTTSFSLSLIPIITAAKERGDLAFIQEKVKLAMKITFVIGFAAAIGLTCIIQPANIMLFENSDGSDVLSILSLSILFSSLSITTASILQGLGQTLKPAIFVVFGGCLKLALNYILMSYFGVKGAAIATLVALIVIALLNSVLLMRAVSEPLVDKRNMLGVVISGIGMGFVLIIFMRVLRMSGLVIDTGHRGIATLEALLGVAIGGLAYMFLILKLRVFTKEELGTVMKQEKKEGSLKKSG; translated from the coding sequence ATGGAAGCGAAGAAGTATCAAGCCTTTTGGCGTGGGGCTATTATATTAACAATCGCAAGTTTTGTTACGAAAGTATTAAGCGCTTTTTACCGTATTCCATATCAAAATATAGCGGGTGATATTGGTTTTTATATTTACCAACAAATTTATCCGTTTTATGGATTTTGTTTAATTTTAGCTACTTATGGGTTTCCTATTATTATTTCAAAAATGGTCGCAGAAAGATTAGAACAAGGAAAACAAAAAGAAGCAGAAGAAATTATTTGTGTATCTTTTTGGTTTTTATTAGGAATTGGCTTTATAGGGTTTTTCACATTGTTCTTTGGTGCCGAAACGATTGCATCGGCTATGGGTGATGTACACTTATATAAGTTATTACGTGTTATTTCATTTTCATTCATATTAATGCCATTCTTATCCGTAGCGAGAGGGTATTTTCAGGGATTCAATAATATGATGCCGACGGCTGTTTCACAAGTAATTGAACAAACGATTCGTGTATCTATTATTGTCTTTTTATCACTATTCCTTATTGCTCACGGATTTGATCTATATACAGTCGGTGCAGGTGCTATGTTAGGTTCGATTGCAGGTGGGCTTATTGGGATTATCGTACTTTTACTTTATATGCGTCATGATTTTCGGTCTATTTTCTTTAAAAGTTGGAAGAGAGTTGGAGATAAAAAAAGGATTATTAGAATCCTTTTTTGGCAGGGATTAGCGATTTGTGTTAGTAATTTAGTCCTTATTTTTATACAAATGGCGGATTCTATTTCCTTTTATACCTTGCTTATTCGCGCGGGGGAGCAAGTTGAAAATGCAAAGGTACTAAAAGGTGTTTATGACAGAAGTATCCCCCTTATGCAATTAGGTACTGTCGTGACAACTTCTTTCTCATTGTCACTGATTCCGATTATTACAGCGGCAAAGGAAAGAGGAGATCTTGCTTTTATTCAAGAAAAGGTAAAGTTAGCGATGAAAATAACATTTGTTATTGGATTTGCAGCAGCCATCGGATTAACTTGTATTATTCAGCCTGCAAATATTATGTTATTTGAGAATAGTGATGGGTCAGATGTGTTATCGATTTTATCTTTATCTATTTTATTTAGTTCATTGTCAATTACAACTGCTTCTATTTTGCAAGGGTTAGGACAAACATTAAAGCCAGCAATATTCGTTGTATTTGGAGGTTGTTTGAAGCTAGCTTTAAACTATATATTAATGTCGTATTTTGGTGTAAAGGGAGCTGCAATTGCAACTTTAGTTGCGCTTATTGTAATTGCCTTGCTAAATAGTGTATTACTTATGCGAGCTGTATCAGAGCCGCTTGTTGATAAGCGGAATATGTTAGGTGTAGTTATTAGTGGTATTGGTATGGGGTTTGTATTAATAATCTTTATGCGTGTGTTGCGAATGTCTGGATTAGTAATTGATACAGGACATAGAGGAATTGCGACGCTTGAAGCGTTGTTAGGTGTAGCTATCGGCGGATTAGCATATATGTTTTTAATTTTAAAATTACGTGTATTTACAAAAGAAGAATTAGGAACCGTTATGAAACAAGAGAAAAAAGAAGGTTCATTGAAGAAGAGTGGATAG
- a CDS encoding S1 domain-containing RNA-binding protein, with protein MSIEVGSKLQGKVTGITNFGAFVELPEGLTGLVHISEVADNYVKDINDHLKVGDQVEVKVINVEKDGKIGLSIKKAKEREKTEGDRPRGEYQQRGGDQQRSGRPQRNNRSFNRDNRGGGNDRAPKETFEQKMARFLKDSEDRLTSLKRNTESKRGGRGARRG; from the coding sequence ATGTCAATCGAGGTAGGCAGCAAGTTACAGGGTAAAGTAACAGGTATTACAAATTTTGGCGCTTTTGTGGAGCTGCCAGAAGGCTTAACGGGTCTTGTTCATATTAGTGAAGTTGCTGATAATTATGTGAAAGATATTAACGATCACTTAAAAGTGGGCGACCAAGTAGAAGTAAAAGTTATTAATGTTGAAAAAGATGGAAAAATTGGTCTATCTATTAAAAAAGCGAAAGAACGCGAAAAAACAGAAGGAGATCGTCCACGTGGTGAATACCAACAACGCGGTGGTGATCAACAACGTTCTGGACGTCCACAACGTAATAATCGTTCTTTCAACAGAGATAACCGCGGTGGCGGTAACGACCGAGCTCCAAAAGAAACATTTGAGCAAAAGATGGCACGCTTTTTAAAAGATAGTGAAGATCGTTTAACTTCTTTAAAGCGTAACACAGAATCTAAACGTGGTGGCCGTGGCGCACGTCGCGGATAA
- the spoIIE gene encoding stage II sporulation protein E — MPKAGRTTMNTSTLAMNESQLGTMKWTSKLRMKFEQVFFRWGFIIVVIGFLLGRAYILTNILPFALPFFAAVYVMKRDKMPLAFLALMGGALSVSIDNLFFTFASIFTFFIYNIFFSRFTRKTVGLVPFQVFISALTAHLVVVYFAQQTVTMYDLLVSTIEAGLSFVLTMIFLQSVPLLVERKGKQQALETEEIVCLIILLASVLTGTTDWFVYDASIQHIFTRYLVLVFAFIAGAATGSTVGVVTGLILSLANVSSLSQLSLLAFSGLLGGLLKEGKRIGVSLGLLIGTSLITLYVDKQTSIVTTLIESGVAIVFFLLTPKLVMDRIAKFMPGTQEHSQDQQQYLRRMRDVTANKINQFANVFAALSNSFSVYGYVEEEDKETEADLFLSTITAKTCQTCFKKDQCWVVNFDKTYDYMKQIMNETEEGTLQHNRKLVREWDKHCVRGKKVTDLVAGELDHFYEGQKLRKQMKENRRIVAEQLLGVSKVMEDFAKEIQRERENHQAQEEQILQAFRDFGVEVEHVDIYCLDRGSIDIEMLIPAVSNEHGECEKLVAPMLSDILKENIVVKHEEKSSYPNGHSLISFGSAKTYSLDTGLATAAKGGGFVSGDSYAMMDLSVGKYALAISDGMGNGQRAHMESRETVKLLQKILQSGIDEEIAIKSINSILSLRTTEEMYTTLDLAMIDLRDASAKFLKVGSTPSFVKRGNNILKIEASNLPIGIIEDVEVDVVGEQLKTGDILIMMSDGIFEGAQHVENHELWIKRKIKELQTEDPQEIADIIMEEVIRSGDGYINDDMTIVVAKVKKNMPKWATIPIVGMQAQ, encoded by the coding sequence ATGCCTAAAGCAGGAAGGACTACTATGAATACAAGTACATTGGCGATGAATGAAAGTCAGCTTGGAACAATGAAGTGGACAAGTAAGTTGCGAATGAAATTTGAACAAGTTTTCTTTAGATGGGGATTCATAATTGTTGTTATTGGTTTTCTTTTGGGACGAGCATATATATTAACGAACATCTTACCTTTTGCATTGCCGTTTTTTGCTGCTGTTTATGTTATGAAGCGAGATAAAATGCCGCTCGCATTTTTAGCTCTAATGGGAGGAGCACTTTCAGTTTCGATAGATAATTTATTTTTTACTTTTGCATCTATTTTTACTTTCTTCATTTATAATATCTTCTTTAGTCGATTTACACGTAAAACTGTTGGACTTGTACCATTCCAAGTATTTATCTCCGCATTAACCGCACATTTAGTTGTTGTATATTTTGCGCAACAAACCGTCACCATGTATGACTTGCTCGTTAGTACGATCGAAGCAGGGCTTAGTTTCGTATTAACGATGATATTTCTGCAAAGTGTTCCACTCTTGGTGGAAAGGAAAGGGAAACAACAAGCGTTAGAAACAGAAGAAATTGTTTGTTTAATTATATTACTAGCATCTGTTTTAACGGGTACAACAGATTGGTTCGTTTATGATGCTTCTATTCAACATATTTTCACTAGATACTTAGTATTAGTATTTGCATTTATTGCTGGTGCGGCTACAGGGTCCACGGTGGGAGTCGTCACTGGATTGATATTAAGTTTAGCGAATGTGTCTAGTTTGTCTCAACTTAGCCTCCTTGCCTTTTCAGGGTTGCTTGGGGGATTGTTGAAAGAAGGAAAGCGTATAGGAGTTAGTTTAGGGTTATTAATTGGTACAAGTTTAATTACGTTATATGTAGACAAGCAAACAAGTATTGTAACAACCTTAATTGAATCTGGTGTGGCAATTGTTTTCTTTTTATTAACACCGAAACTTGTTATGGATCGTATTGCTAAATTTATGCCAGGTACACAAGAACACTCACAAGATCAACAACAATATTTACGAAGAATGCGCGATGTTACAGCGAACAAAATCAATCAATTTGCTAATGTATTTGCCGCTTTGTCTAATAGTTTTTCTGTATATGGGTACGTGGAAGAGGAAGATAAAGAAACAGAAGCGGATTTATTTTTAAGTACAATTACTGCAAAAACATGTCAAACGTGCTTTAAGAAGGATCAATGTTGGGTAGTTAATTTTGATAAAACGTACGATTATATGAAACAAATAATGAACGAGACAGAAGAAGGAACGTTGCAGCATAATCGGAAGTTAGTTCGTGAATGGGACAAGCATTGTGTGAGAGGGAAGAAAGTAACGGATTTAGTAGCAGGTGAATTAGATCACTTCTATGAGGGACAGAAATTAAGAAAACAAATGAAGGAAAATCGTAGAATTGTAGCCGAGCAATTACTAGGTGTATCAAAAGTAATGGAAGACTTCGCTAAGGAGATACAACGAGAAAGAGAGAATCATCAAGCGCAGGAGGAGCAGATTTTACAAGCGTTTCGTGATTTTGGTGTCGAAGTGGAGCATGTTGATATTTATTGTTTAGACAGAGGAAGTATCGATATTGAAATGTTGATTCCAGCTGTATCTAATGAGCATGGAGAATGTGAGAAGTTGGTTGCGCCGATGCTCTCGGATATTTTAAAAGAAAATATCGTTGTTAAGCATGAAGAGAAATCCTCTTATCCAAATGGTCACAGTTTAATATCATTTGGTTCAGCGAAGACCTATTCTCTTGATACAGGATTGGCTACGGCTGCAAAAGGTGGTGGGTTTGTTTCAGGCGATTCCTACGCGATGATGGATTTAAGTGTTGGAAAATATGCACTTGCAATTAGTGATGGTATGGGAAATGGGCAAAGGGCTCATATGGAGAGTAGGGAAACGGTAAAATTATTACAAAAGATCCTTCAATCAGGTATTGATGAGGAAATAGCGATTAAGTCCATCAATTCAATTCTTTCTTTAAGAACGACAGAGGAGATGTATACCACGCTTGACTTGGCTATGATAGATTTACGGGATGCGAGTGCGAAGTTTTTAAAGGTTGGATCGACGCCGAGTTTTGTTAAACGCGGCAATAATATTTTGAAAATTGAGGCAAGTAATTTACCGATAGGAATTATTGAAGATGTTGAAGTTGATGTGGTTGGTGAGCAATTAAAAACGGGTGATATTCTTATTATGATGAGTGATGGCATTTTTGAGGGAGCGCAACATGTGGAGAATCACGAGTTATGGATAAAACGTAAAATTAAAGAACTACAAACAGAGGATCCACAAGAAATAGCTGATATTATTATGGAAGAAGTAATTAGGTCTGGTGATGGTTATATAAATGATGATATGACTATTGTTGTGGCGAAAGTAAAGAAAAATATGCCGAAGTGGGCTACGATTCCAATAGTGGGAATGCAGGCGCAATAA
- the mazG gene encoding nucleoside triphosphate pyrophosphohydrolase, whose product MSGIITILGLGAGELDQLTMGVYRKIKEADHMFVRTKEHPVIEELEKEGIKYTAFDDVYEAHDTFEIVYETIANTLLEQAKGTEIIYAVPGHPLVAERTVQLLLEKGEVANIEVRLEGGQSFLDPMFASLKIDPIEGFQLIDATSFERGQLELRQHLIFCQVYDAFVASDVKLPLMEMLPDDYEVYIVTAAGTSFEQVKKVPLYMLDHETELNNLTSVYVPPVKERASLYQQFDVLRAIIADLRGPNGCPWDKKQTHQSLKKYLIEEAYEVLEAIDEEDDDHLVEELGDILLQVMLHAQIGEDEGWFSIDDIIRTLSEKMVRRHPHVFGNTDVNNADEVIANWEEIKKQEKGFVKESVLTGIPKSLPQLMRAYEIQKKAGKVGFDWVDVQPMIEKALEEWQEFQQEVVNMDEEKMLGEFGDLLFAFVNIARHYKIDPEEALRSTNEKFTGRFLYMEAKVAEMNKEMQDLSLEQLDVLWEEAKQTER is encoded by the coding sequence GTGAGTGGAATTATTACTATTTTAGGATTAGGTGCTGGTGAGTTAGATCAGTTAACGATGGGTGTATATCGAAAGATAAAAGAAGCGGACCATATGTTTGTTAGAACGAAGGAACACCCAGTTATAGAAGAATTGGAGAAAGAAGGCATAAAATATACAGCTTTTGACGATGTATACGAAGCGCATGATACATTTGAAATCGTATATGAAACAATCGCGAATACGTTATTAGAACAAGCTAAAGGTACAGAAATTATTTATGCCGTTCCTGGTCATCCGCTTGTAGCAGAAAGAACAGTTCAGCTACTTTTGGAAAAAGGAGAGGTAGCAAATATTGAAGTGCGACTTGAAGGTGGACAAAGTTTCCTTGATCCGATGTTTGCGAGTCTAAAAATTGATCCGATTGAAGGATTTCAATTAATTGATGCTACATCATTTGAAAGAGGGCAATTAGAATTACGTCAACATTTAATCTTTTGCCAAGTGTATGATGCGTTTGTTGCTTCAGATGTGAAACTGCCGTTAATGGAGATGTTGCCAGATGATTACGAAGTGTATATCGTAACAGCTGCAGGAACTTCATTTGAGCAAGTGAAAAAAGTGCCATTATACATGTTAGATCATGAAACGGAATTAAATAATTTAACGAGTGTATATGTACCGCCAGTTAAGGAACGTGCATCCTTATATCAGCAGTTTGATGTGCTTAGAGCAATTATTGCTGATCTTCGTGGACCGAATGGTTGCCCGTGGGATAAAAAGCAAACTCATCAATCTTTAAAGAAATACTTAATTGAAGAAGCATATGAAGTGCTAGAAGCCATTGATGAAGAGGATGATGATCATTTAGTAGAAGAACTGGGTGATATATTATTACAAGTTATGCTTCATGCTCAAATTGGAGAGGATGAAGGTTGGTTCTCTATAGATGATATTATTCGAACTTTATCTGAGAAAATGGTTCGTCGTCACCCGCATGTGTTTGGGAATACGGATGTAAATAATGCTGATGAAGTAATTGCGAATTGGGAAGAGATTAAAAAACAAGAAAAGGGATTCGTGAAAGAATCTGTTTTAACCGGTATTCCAAAAAGCTTACCGCAGCTAATGCGTGCTTATGAAATTCAGAAGAAAGCTGGAAAGGTTGGATTTGATTGGGTTGATGTGCAGCCGATGATAGAGAAAGCCTTAGAAGAATGGCAAGAATTCCAGCAAGAAGTTGTAAACATGGATGAGGAAAAGATGCTAGGTGAATTTGGTGATTTACTATTTGCATTTGTTAATATAGCTCGTCATTATAAAATAGATCCAGAAGAAGCGTTGCGTTCAACTAATGAGAAATTTACCGGTCGTTTTTTATACATGGAAGCAAAAGTAGCAGAAATGAATAAAGAAATGCAAGATTTGTCATTAGAACAGTTAGATGTTTTATGGGAAGAGGCCAAACAAACAGAGCGTTAA
- the hpt gene encoding hypoxanthine phosphoribosyltransferase: MMNQDIEKVLISEEQIQEKVLELGAVIAEDYKNTVPLAIGVLKGAMPFMADLLKRTDTYLEMDFMAVSSYGHSTVSTGEVKILKDLDTSVEGRDILIVEDIIDSGLTLSYLVDLFKYRKAKSVKIVTLLDKPTGRKVDLKADYVGFTVPHEFVVGYGLDYKEQYRNLPYVGVLKPSVYSN, encoded by the coding sequence ATGATGAATCAAGATATCGAAAAAGTATTAATTTCTGAAGAACAAATACAGGAAAAGGTGCTCGAATTAGGTGCAGTTATTGCAGAGGATTACAAAAATACAGTACCGCTTGCAATTGGTGTACTAAAGGGTGCAATGCCATTTATGGCAGATTTATTAAAGAGAACAGATACATATCTTGAAATGGATTTTATGGCTGTATCTAGCTACGGTCACTCTACTGTTTCAACAGGCGAAGTAAAAATCTTAAAAGATCTTGATACTTCTGTAGAAGGTCGCGATATTTTAATCGTTGAAGATATTATTGATAGCGGTCTTACACTAAGCTATTTAGTAGACCTGTTTAAATATCGTAAAGCGAAATCTGTAAAAATTGTTACATTATTAGATAAACCAACAGGTCGTAAGGTTGATCTGAAAGCGGATTATGTTGGATTTACTGTCCCTCATGAATTCGTTGTAGGGTATGGATTAGATTATAAAGAGCAATACCGTAATCTTCCGTATGTGGGAGTATTAAAACCAAGTGTTTACTCAAATTAA
- the divIC gene encoding cell division protein DivIC, with the protein MRELRQRTIEKQSPNPVKEHIIQTDENRKRLYRRLAVFLVFAFTIIASISVTFYQQNSSIKAKEAKVKDMKKELDSLTKKEKSLKDEVQKLNDEEYVLKIARRDYFFSGKGEIIFPVSK; encoded by the coding sequence ATGAGGGAACTGAGACAAAGAACAATCGAAAAACAGAGTCCAAATCCTGTCAAAGAACATATAATACAAACGGATGAGAACAGGAAGCGACTTTATCGCCGTTTAGCGGTTTTTCTTGTCTTTGCTTTTACAATTATTGCGAGTATTAGTGTAACGTTTTATCAACAAAACAGTTCCATTAAAGCAAAAGAGGCAAAAGTTAAGGACATGAAAAAAGAACTGGATTCATTAACGAAAAAAGAAAAAAGTCTAAAAGACGAAGTTCAAAAGTTAAATGATGAAGAGTACGTTTTAAAGATTGCTAGAAGGGATTATTTCTTCTCCGGAAAAGGGGAGATAATTTTTCCTGTTTCTAAGTAG
- the tilS gene encoding tRNA lysidine(34) synthetase TilS, whose translation MKDAFVGKVDDFVKQHDVLKKHSTIVVGVSGGPDSLALLYYLLEKRAEKQLEIVVAHVDHMFRGNESYEDLQFVQGLCKELGVICETIRINVSQYQQQYGMNAQVAARECRYAFLETIMKKYDARYVALGHHGDDQVETILMRLVRGSTPKGYAGIAVKRPFHNGYLIRPLLGVTKEEIVDYCNKLKVIPRIDPSNKKEVYTRNRLRKYVLPYLKEENPQMHEKFQKFSVQMQEDEAYLQELAFEKMNKVITKKSDKQISLSIPAFESMSMPLQRRGIQLILNYLYEYKIPSSLSSIHIDKVIEFFKRIQPSGSLDFPGGLKIIRTYEECSFGFKQEIVSPFLQDLSVPGTITLPNGDKLVTEVSEDIPSNMNETVFVAKYNDISYPLRIRSRQNGDRMSIQGMDGTKKIKAIFIESKVPKEKREEWPIVCDASENIIWVPLLKRSAFAISKEVAKKGKYIIIHYKSKESSGRIMK comes from the coding sequence TTGAAAGATGCATTTGTTGGAAAAGTAGATGACTTTGTAAAGCAGCATGATGTATTAAAGAAACATTCAACAATTGTTGTAGGGGTTTCTGGCGGTCCGGACTCTTTAGCTCTTCTATATTATTTGTTAGAAAAAAGGGCAGAAAAGCAACTCGAAATTGTAGTAGCACATGTGGATCATATGTTTAGAGGTAATGAATCTTATGAGGACCTACAGTTTGTACAGGGTCTTTGCAAAGAGCTGGGAGTTATTTGTGAGACGATAAGGATTAATGTGTCGCAATATCAACAGCAATATGGAATGAATGCACAAGTTGCTGCTAGAGAATGCAGATATGCATTTTTGGAAACAATAATGAAGAAATATGATGCGAGATATGTAGCTCTTGGTCACCATGGAGATGATCAAGTAGAGACGATTTTGATGCGCCTTGTACGAGGGAGTACTCCGAAAGGATACGCAGGAATTGCAGTGAAGCGTCCTTTTCATAATGGATATTTAATTAGGCCGTTACTTGGGGTAACTAAGGAAGAGATTGTTGATTACTGTAATAAGTTAAAAGTTATTCCGCGTATAGATCCGAGTAATAAAAAGGAAGTATATACAAGGAATCGATTACGTAAATATGTCCTTCCTTATTTGAAAGAGGAAAATCCACAAATGCATGAGAAATTCCAAAAATTTAGCGTGCAGATGCAAGAGGATGAGGCTTATTTGCAGGAATTAGCTTTTGAGAAAATGAATAAAGTAATTACAAAAAAAAGCGATAAACAAATTAGCTTATCAATTCCTGCCTTTGAATCCATGTCTATGCCTTTACAAAGGAGAGGGATTCAACTAATATTAAACTATCTTTATGAATATAAGATTCCATCTTCGCTTTCTTCTATACATATTGACAAGGTGATTGAATTTTTTAAGCGGATACAACCTTCAGGTTCATTGGATTTTCCAGGTGGCTTGAAAATTATTCGTACATACGAAGAATGTAGCTTTGGATTTAAACAAGAAATTGTTTCTCCTTTTTTGCAAGATTTATCAGTACCCGGGACAATTACATTACCGAACGGAGATAAACTTGTAACAGAGGTGAGCGAGGATATACCAAGTAACATGAATGAAACAGTGTTTGTTGCTAAGTATAATGATATATCGTATCCACTTCGTATTCGTTCTAGGCAAAATGGAGATCGCATGTCAATACAAGGTATGGATGGTACAAAAAAGATAAAAGCTATTTTTATCGAATCGAAAGTACCGAAAGAAAAAAGAGAAGAATGGCCGATCGTTTGTGATGCAAGTGAAAATATTATTTGGGTACCCTTGTTGAAACGATCTGCATTTGCTATTTCGAAAGAGGTAGCAAAGAAGGGTAAATATATTATTATTCACTACAAAAGCAAGGAGTCTTCCGGGAGGATAATGAAATGA